Genomic segment of Pygocentrus nattereri isolate fPygNat1 chromosome 26, fPygNat1.pri, whole genome shotgun sequence:
GTCACCAATATTGGTGTTTCAGTGACGAGCTATCCTAGTCAGTCAAGAAACACTTCCACACAAAAATCACACTGCTAACCAGGCCCGAGGAAAATCTGTTCAATGTCACTCAGTGGTCGCTACTGCTAGCTCTGTATTGTATTAAACAAGCATTCATCTCTGATCCAGAACTGCTAAAATTTAGACTCGTCACTTCCTCTTAAAACAGGCCCCGCACTTAAAATTTCCCAGCACAATGGCGCAGCCATAGCAATTGACTGACAGGAGTGCCTCGATGACagtgaaaatgcattttcataatAACTTTACATTACGCAcagaaatgcaaatgtaaatacacattttgCATCTCAATTTTAGTGATGTCTTCAATGATGCACAATCACACTGGAAATGCACATTGTAAATACATAATTATGTATGTACTTGAATTTGAATATTGTCCGGAATTCGCTGCCATAGTTAACAGTCcctaaacatttattaagtgttgTCAATGGAAAAGGTGAtaacacaatggtaaacatgcacctgtctcaattttttaaaaatctgttgcgtgtgtaaaatatatatatatatatatatatatatatatatatatatatatatatatatatatacacacacatacacacacacacacacacagcatttgtactgtttttaactGAATACAAGTCAAACAAAATGTACTAGTCATGCGTTTCTACTCACAAGTACCATCTCAACTTTATCTGGAACTGGAAGTTTAATATATATTGCATCAAAGCAGTTACTGGCAACAATAAGTAAAGTTAAATATCAAACAGCGTTGTAAGATACAACATTATTTTATCTGTATAAAAATTAAGTACCCacttaaatcaaataaattcaaTGTATTACTTTTTCCAGAACAGCAGAAATGCTTACAATGAAGCAGGACCAGAGGCTAAAAGCACCAGCGGATCCTTGACCTTCCTTTTGTGAACTATACATGGCCAGCACTTGGCCTGTGGATGCCTCTGGAAATGTGCTGGCATGTGTGCAAATGTTCAACATGAGCACAAGTGTGCACACTCAAACAAACAGCCATGCATCGGcgcctgaacacacacacacacacacacacacacacacacacacacacacacacacacacacacacacacacacacacactccctcggTGCATGATACTGATCTAGCAGTTGATCTGATATGCTGCATAGCTTATCTGCATTCCTTCATTTCATGtgagctgaaacactcactAGCCTCTTGCTCACCTCAAACTCACTTGGcctgtttttgctgctgtttattACTGATAATATGCTCCAGAATGGCATCCGCTGTGGACAAAATGCAGTTAATGCCACCTGCAGAGGTACAAGAGCGACCACATAATAAAATGGCATCCTCTGCTAGACAGAGCTATAAAACTTTTATAGGACGGTAAGTAAACTAATCTGAAATGCAAGTGTGAGGATGTCTGAGTGGAGCACGAGTGAACACCTTATGTTCTCTACAGGTTTAATCAGTCTCAAAACACAAGCCTGCATGCCAGAAGTGATGGTACCAAATGCTAGATGCAGAGGTGTGCAATGTGACGATACTGTATCGTTATCACGCTAAATAAAAATGGTAAGATCTCAGCATAATGTGGATACTGTCAGCGTTTAAAGAAGACCAACGACATGTTTCAGTAAGAGATTTAAAAGTGGCACAGCTGTTTGCTGTATTCTTTGAGGATTTGCAAGTTCAAATCACAACCCTGTTATGAAGTCTTTGTGAGCGTAACAAGTCGCGTTTAAAGGCGAATCCCACTggtttttttaaattctgcataatttaatcattaagatgtaGACGTTatagtggtttgatatgaaatgcagcatcctagagaaacttgccgaaCTTTGTGAATTATTCACAGTAGCTGTGATGGTTTgcacagaaaatgtttttgcatcAGATTTATCTTTATtgtaccattatcaacattacatacaaaagcaCAGGACACATGTTGattcactggttgttttagacagtaaataaaatgcctatatttgcattgtagacattgacATCCCTGGTTCTTATCAACATCACTGTAAAGAGGTTACATTTTCTACACACCTACAAACGCATTTCCCATTAAATCACACATGCTGACTTTTACATCCCTTAACATTGAAATACGCAGACAGACATTCTTAAACAGGACATGATGTGAAGTATGAAACCAGTAGGAAACAATGCCACTACTGTTTTATctgtacattgtatgtaaatccAAATGAAATGAGTGAATGAAAATGTGTCCaggttttgtgatatttttgccatgttgcccAGCGCTGGATGCATCCAAAATATTGTACCAGAGAGAGTAGAACCCAGTGGTTTGTAAGCCGCTCTGTGGGTATTTTAGTGCATAATAGCCTGAAAGTGAAAATCATAGCCTTCCCAGATGGTATGCAAATAAGACATGTGCGTTAGCAAAGCAGCCAAACAAACCCAGCAGTCTACTGCCAGTGCAGCGTCTCCAGGTGCCAGTTATCTTCATTTCTGGAATGTCTAAAtcataaactgcatttcatgaTGACCAGCCTACTTCTAATGAAGAAGTATTTGTGTGTTGTCAGTGGGAATCCCTGAAGTGCTCCCCTTCCCTGCATACCAAAACACTGGACACGACAAGCCCTGTCAACACAAGTGTTACGAACCCATGCTAACATCCTTTTAGCGCACACCAGTCACAGACTATTCAATAAGAAACCGACAAGAGTATCCAGCAGAAAGACGTGTATTTTTGGAgttgtctttctttgtcttctgGCTCGCTAGCCTTTAGAAGTCTGTCCTATGTGCTCCCACAGcctgtcttgtttttttccttattgCTCAGTTGAGAAACAAATCTAAAGGGCGGTCGCAGCGTCCAAGTGACATCATCTATTGTTCCAAACTCCATATTCTGAGAAATGTTCTTCGGCAGGAAACAAAAGACAAGGGATCGCCCCCACAGACCCTCGCATGACCCCTGTGAGACCTCACATTCCCTGCTCTAACAGAGATTCTCCTCAGTCAGTAAGTACCATACCGCCCACTATAGTGTCACCAGAGCCAGGGCCAACTTTCATTTCAATTTCAAGACAAGGGAATATAAAACTGCCTTTGTTCACATTCTTAAAATTTCCAATGCAATTAGCAATGGActagaaaatgaaaacagactgTGCCAATCCAAGTCCTCTACAGTTCTTCCATCATGTCAGCGTTTCCACTGAAGGACCATCAGAGGAATCCAGTGACTTAGAGAAGGGTATGCCGTTATTGTTAGTACAATAACAATGAGATCCACATGATGTTTTACAGGAGTACAGACCCATCCGGTCCTTCCTCTCACAGATGTGCCTTGATTTTCTACAAAAGGGAAGGAAAAGCATGTCTAATTCCACAATAACGTGAACGGTATTCAACACGGGTTCACCAAGCAGTGTCAGGATGTGTAGATCGCGTTCGCTCAAGCTAAGGACTGAAAAAGTTAAGCACTATTACTCTACATGTAAATCAAACTACCACACTCATTTTATTATGCTGCCAGTCTGTAACCAATGAATCAAAATGTGTATTCACTTGGGATGCACAATGGTATTGGAATCACACTAGTATCAGCAGATACATAGTTAAGATAATCATTTGCATCAGATAAGTGTTTAGCTTTGACTGATATTTAAAACCATATTTGATTATAAATGTACTGCACCAAAGTGTTTTGGTGACAAACActgattttagttttgtttaacttttctttctcctatttttatttaattttattactatttactGCTTTCTCCTTTATTCTCAATTCTAttacagcttttatttattttcatcagCATCAGTCAGCAATTCTCAAATTAGTACATCCCTAGCATTCATATGATACTTAAAGATATCTGTTGAACAGAATATCAAAAACCCAGAAAACTCAGACAGCCAAAACTGTAGTTTGATATGTGCCATCTACTTTCATTTTCTTGTTGTTTGATGAGCTAGCCAAACAGACTATCTGAGCGCAAGGTAGAATTCAATATAAACTCTCCAGCGCAGAAAACGTCTATGTGTAGTTCAAAAAGACACAAAGGCTGTCACAATACTCTATATACAAAACATTAAAccaatgaaaaataatgaacCTAAAAAGCTATCACTGCTTAAACAAGGATAAATTACCATCTGGATGTACATAGTGGGATGTAACAATCATGGAGTACCAAAATAAACATGCTAGCACAGGTAGTTATCAAAGGTCCAAGCACCTTTTTAAGACCCCTAAAAATGTAACAGCATGTTTCTGCAACTCAAATCCATTGCACAATGTCTTAGTTGCACATAGGGCTGCTAAATTCAACAATGACATCTAATCAAATGCACaagtacaattaaaaataaatacttcTGAGTTCTTGGCTGTTTTTAAGAGTACTTGGACAGTAGAACTTTCACAGACTCACAATGAGCTAAAAGCACTCAACAGCTTCATTCAAAGGGAAAGGGAATATTCCTGGTATGTTCAGGATAACAGGGCTATGTTGGAAAGCCGTGATCAGACTGCACAAAAAGGTCAGTCATCATGTGGATAACATCAGAACCCCTGGGTGGCCCCCCGGATCACATGCCTTACAACCATGCACCCCTTAAACTCTACTGGACGAGAAGATATGACACATTTTAGTCAGATAAAAACACTGCGTTGAAAGGTTCAGAAATTAAGTATTTTAAACTGCAGATTTATTTCAGGTAATTGTTCAGTTATTCAAGTAggaattcagtaaatactttgaattatttggcACCTTCATTTATGTCATCTGTTTTGTCTGTGGGCCACACAACTTCAGGGTATCTGTACGTTGAGTCATTTAAATGCGTAAGATTACACTCACGAAAAACAGCATTGCGTTAGCTGAGGATTATTTCACCAGCACTGATTTGAAGCCAGCAAGATCAAGAGTGAAAAACAAACCTACTCACTCttgatgagctgtttttgccACCAAGCAACCGACCACAGGGCTCCCATAGGAAACCCCCTCTACGGTTTCCTCCTGCCTCTAGAGAGAGGCATAATCTCAGCTAGCTCGCTTCCCCTCCCCTCCATAATGCTCCAGATCCAGACGGGACTCTCCATCAGCTAGAACAGCGGTGAAGAGTGTCAGAATGGGCAGAGGAAGCAGTCTGGCACAATGAACCTGGTGCTGCACTAAAGCCTGATCAAACGCACCGCTCCTTTCATGGGGTGGCTCTCAGCTCCGCCGGCCCACCAGCCAGCTGGTGGACATTACCACAGCCCTGCAGGGGGGGGGTCTGCTGAAACATGGTACAGCCAGGCACAAAACGAGATGAAATATGGAGGTAAAATAAGATTAGAGAAAGGCAGGGGGGTGGAGAAGATAAGGAATTCAATGGTGGCTCTACGGTGCACGCTGTATGCGTAAGGCAATATGTAGTTGTGTAGCTCATCTACTATTATAACCTGAAAGCTACTACATAGTCATCTTCATGTACATATATGCCGacacaagaagaaaaaaaagactagaAAGCATTCGCATGAGTTAGTGCAATCAGTAACACAGCAGAGACAGCACATGGATGGagctgagagagaaggaatgcaTAATGCATAATCTCACCTCAGCTAGCTTCGTCTCTGGGGGGCTCTTCCTTGCCGTGTCCACTGCAGAAGCGCGGCAGACCCTGAAGAAAACCCAGCCCcgagaaaaacagagacaacagcagcagcagcagtagcagcagcagacgtgtccctccctctctccccctcacacacacagcatctgGAGCTGCAATACAGTTGTTACCGAGGAGTATGAAGGGGGATGGAGGAGTGCTCCCATAACACAAGCGCTATACTGTGCAGCTGAACACACCCCCTCCCCTGGAGATCACCCAATGGCAGCCAAAGAGTGAGCTACATATACATACGTACACGTGCACACGCACACCCACTCAGCAGCCGACCACCACCCTTAATATCACCACTAGCTCTTCTAATGCATGCTCAGGGATTTATAAACATGGAGTGGGGAGAATTCTGGAGCCTGCATATAATACAGCATGaatgtttatacatttttaaataatgtatagCCATTTTCTAATGTGATATACCAAAGCACATCAAAAATGTGACCTGGCTTGTGAAAGAAGGTCTTTTTTCCATCACTAAGAAATGCAGCTATGGGAGAGTGCTAGCCCTGACTGTGAAGGAGGCACACTTCTCAGTGGGGGTTGACAGATTCCAGGACATGCCTCTCATTCTTGGGGTGCACTGGTCTATTTCTCTGCATTTCCTCACTCCAATGCTCCATCCCATGGGCTCTGCGCAGAGCAGCTCGCACTGCTTTACCTCCCACCGTGCATAGAGAAGGCTTCAGCTTTGAGCTTAATGAAGCTGAGGAATGGGAAGGGGTGTGCGCTTCCTCCAGCAATCGTCCTGGGTTCTCACACAAACATGCGCTGCGACTCCGGCCCAGGCGCATGCGCGCACAACGGTTCACACCCTTAATAGCCGTGCGGTTAATCATACAATCGATATCGCGTTTTAATGGACGGCCAGTTTTATTACGATGGGTTTTTGAGTTCACAAGTACGAATTTTCTCTGCAGGGAAAATACAGAAAGTACGTCAAGTTAATATAATCACACCCCCAGATAAGTTCGGCGGTCATTTCCCTCACGACCTCGCAGCCGTAACACAATTTTAATACCGTGGAAATTTAAAAGACTTCCAAACGTCAGGGCCGAGGATAGGCAGGTTCACACAGGTCCCCACGACCAACTGAGCACCAGGACTTATTCAAGCCAGAATGAAACCATCATCAAATCATGTACACCGCATCCTCCCCATTCACAAGGGCGCCCACACGAAGATGAGCAGCGATTAGGCTTCGGCTGCTGAAGAGCTTTCACTGCCCACCGTCGAGGCAACGGCGTCCGCAAGAAGCCTGCGTCTGCCTAACGTTACTTCACTGAACACACGGAGTATTCAAACATACTGGATACTGGGGGGCGACCAACATGCACCGTCTTTAGGGGGAAACCTTCGACGACCATTACAGTACTCTGCATCCTGCGGTGTCTTTTTTCCTCAGGAAGTCAGTATAAAGCCCCGTATTATCATTTCAGCATCTTCACTTCTCTTAGATTCTCCCTCGTTCAcgtccccccctctctctctctctctctctctctggccgtTGAGTCCCTCTGCCGGCCTGACAGCCCCTCTAAAGCCTTTACCGCGCGAGCTCGTGTAAACCTGCGTTACGTAACGGGGTCTTTACCCTGTTacagtccagctgcacagaaATCAATCCGCCTGCTTCTTTCCGTGACCGTGGACAGAAACTAGACCCTGCCTACAGCTCCAGCACTGACATGTCCCGGGGCACGTCGCCTTTATATTACCTCAGGGAATAAACAACGAAAGGCTTTTCGCAGGACTGGGCAGTGGTTTAGTTTACATTTCATACAATCAAACAGCGCGCTCTGGTCCGGCATCGCTTCATATGGGCGCTCGTTCCCGCCGAGGAGAAACAATCGCCATTTTCCCCTCCTCCGCTCCTGGAGGCGACACCAACATGTCCACGTAGTTAAAATAATTACTGGATGTGTCGAAAATAGAATTAGaaggtcattattttgagataataagccattattttgacatattaagTCAATGAGAGTGTTATTTCGTGATAGTAATTCAAACAACTAACACGCATAAAGAGCCGAACTCGCGGGTTTCTGCTCTGCCTGGATTCAGCCGCTCAGCGCCGACCAAGGTTACTTTAGATATGCCGTCTCTGTATTACACATTAACCCGCGGCAGGAAACACCGGACGCGTCGCTCCGACTACAGCCCTGGTCGGACGGCGCACTCCACACAGCCGCTTACCGCCGCGGGCAGACGCGTGGGTTTAAATACAGCCGCACTGGCCGAGCACGTGACTCAGCTGGTAGTCTCACACGTTGCCTGCGAAATTAAGCACAGCGTGTCAACTCTggatttaaagtgtttttaaagaatTATTCATGACAGATGTTTAATCGTACGTGCTAATTTGTACAACGCTCTCGTGTTTGTTGCTTTAGTGCTCGAGTAAGGCCGCGGGACCAGCACAGCCCTGCAGGCAGTGAGGGGCTGAGGGGCGGCGAGTGAGGGGCGTGTAGCTGCTGCAGGAAAAAGCGCCAAACTTCTGCGTTCCCGCGAGAGCACGCGTCAAGTCGCCTGTGTTTGCGCGGTTCTCATCTAAAATTCAGATTTAAATCGGCAGATACTGCGCGAAGATGTAAACGTATACGTGTGGAGTCGCTAGGCAAAGCGTTGACTGCTCAGGTTCGTGTCTTGAAGTTTTCGAGCGAAGCTGAGCCGCGCAGCCTAGCCGGGGACAGCTGCTAGCACCACTAGCGTAGCGTGCTCGGCGGGGTGGGCTTAGTTGGTAGTCCACACTGCGCTTGTCATTCTAGGAATAACCGCAAAAAACGTGGTATTTGTGTATTATTGGAGCTggttgtgtgcgtgtgtgagtaaCTCAGCAGAAGCGTTACGACGTGTAACTAACGTTAGCATTTACGCGGTAACGTTATGGCTAGCCAGCTAGCGCACCAGCCCACACGCGTGTCCGCGTCGTAGGGCGGTGTGGCAGTTTAGCGAGTTGCCCTGGTCCTCTTAAGCGAGTAAactaaacacagcagtgctttagTCTTGTTGAAAAGGTCGCGTTGTCACATCGTGGAAGTAACTGTGGCTATTTGGTAGCCGCTAGCTAGCAACACTGAACATATGTCGTTAGCCGCTGTTAGCTAGCCGGTTGTCGTGGAGTAGTTGGCTAGATACGTAACTCGCTAACTATCTAAACCATGTGTGTTATTATTTAAGCAGTTAAAGAATGACTTGTGTGTGAATTGCTGTTCGGTTAAAGGAGGATCTCGTGTTTTTTTCCTCCAGGTGTTGACCTATCTCCTCGATTTAGTTCGCGGTTTCTCTCTAGTGGGCGGAGCAGAATGCCCGGTCTGCAGGGCGACGGAGTGGTGGCTCCTCTGGGAAGCCCCAGCAAAAAGAGCCGCCTCTCCCTCAGGTTTTTTCAGAAGAGAGAAACCAAACGAGCGCTAGACTTCTCAGAAACTCAGCCAGAGGAGCCAAGCGCCGCAGAGCCAGAAGAAGCTACAAGGTGTGACCTTTTTTGTGTTCTCCGCTTAATATCCAGCCCGGAGTTCTTATAAGAAAATTGGCTGAATGCAGTGCTGTATCTTTATAGTTGTGACCAGGTGGTGCCAGTGCCTTGTCCCTCTTCTCTTCCTTGTGGAAAGCGAGAGAGCCTTGCTCCTTTTGTGGGGCTTAACAATTTGGGAAATACCTGCTACTTGAACAGCATCCTTCAGGTACATTAAGTCATGTTCATATTAGTCCTGGGAATTTGTTCTGATTTATTCTCTACAACTGTTATTCCTCTAGTGCTGGGTTCATGTAGCATTGGCCAGTTGCTTTCTTTCATTGCAGGTCCTGTATTATTGTCCTGGTTTTAAAGATGCTGTTAAGTTGCTGTATCATTTGTCCAAGttaaaagacaaacagaaagaagatGGCCCTAAAAATGAAgaggtttgtttacatttccagATTTTGGGTACAAGTTGGTACTCTTGGTTATGTTACTTAGCTTATTGATTGTAATTGAGTAATTGCCAGGTGTATGTGCTAGACAGGTAATGTGACCTGGACCATAACTGTAAATTAACAGCAGTTTTTAAAAGCCTCCTTGATTTGAAACATCTGTCTTAAGAAGTACCTGTGATGTGTTCTGTGTCCTCAGCAGGGAGAGTCTTGTGATGATTCCACACCTGTTCATATGGAATTGCTGAGCAGTTTATACAGCCTGATCTCTTCACTGGAGCAGCTGCAGTCCAGCTTCCTGTTCAACCCAGAGAAATATAGTGAAGGAGAGTTGGCCACACCACCACGGAAAGTTCTCAAGACACTCAGGTATGTTACTTATTCCAAAATAATTTGCAGAATAGTAGGAAGTGTACAATGCATCATCGGAGTATGTTTGATAAAGACTGCAGTTAAGATTTTTTGCTTAATACAGTAGTTTATTCCCCCCACTTTAAATTCTCCTGTCCAGCCAATAGGTAATTACAGATCAACACACAATATATGCTCCTCTCTACACCTGACAGGCAGCTGAATCCCATGTATGAGGGATATCTGCAGCATGATGCACAAGAGGTACTGCAGTGCATTCTTGCATACATCCAGGAGGCCTGTGACACCATTAAAAAAGAACAAGGCTACCAAGATGAGTCTAGCAATGCCTCAGGAGAGAGCGACTCTATTACAAGAGACAAAACAGCAGATAATTTCACAGCTACTCAAGAGGAAGAGGATAATGCTGATGGCCAGCTGAGcgggaagagaaagagtgacacAGAAGCAGGTAATGCCAAGAAAAAGCCCAAGTCTCAAAGCAGACCCAAGAAAAGCGAAACGGAAAACAAACCATTCACTCGCTCAAAGAGAAAATCCTCTGGCGATGTCACAGGGAATTCTCTCTGTGATCAGAGGGATGAAACGCAGGGAGAGGGGGAAGggaaagaagagaaggagagaggcaaCAACACAGAGGAGAAGAGTGAAGGAACCCCAAAAGAGGTGAATAAAAGGAAGAAGCGAGCAAAGCTGAGCTGGTTGAAATCTTCAGGGAAACAGCCCAGTATCTTCTCCAAATTTCGCAGCATGGGTCGCATCAGCTCACATGTGGGAGATAGGGCAGAGAGCAAAGAGGACCAGGTCAGGACCAGTGATGACTCTCAGGATTCCCAAGGCAAAGGGAAGGCCATTGAAACTGAAGAGCGCACAGAAAATCTGGATCAGACTGCATCAAAAAAAGAAGGTAATTTTACCCTCGGGCAAGGGTGCTTTTGGAAATTATGGTCTGATAAGGTGGTGGGAACTGTGGAATCCACACTGTAGATTAAAGTAGCCGCCAATTTCTGCAGGATGGTGGCACTCTTATTAAAGCTTTTAGTAAGTACAGCTAATTCTTTTAAGATGTTTTGTGCCACTTAGAGAATTACAAGTTAAATAATtacctttttttaaacttttactaTGAACAGAACGGCAGGGCTTGGATGTGCTGAAACAGCTATTCCAGGGTCAGCTTGTGCTTCGGACACGTTGCCTGGAATGTGAGTGCtacacagagaggagagaggactTTCAGGACATAAGCGTTCCAGTGCAAGAGGATGAAACAAACTGTTCAGACTCCAGCTCAGAGAGTAAGTGGATATAATGCATTCAGAAAAACATACACAGCAGAAATGTGTAATCTAATCAACATATTGTCCAGTCAGAATGAGATGAGTTTTCAGTtggtgtgcttgtgtttttaattgctttaaaaatattactcagaaaaatgtaccttGCATGTACTTGttaaagaaggccaagaggaagacttggaa
This window contains:
- the usp1 gene encoding ubiquitin carboxyl-terminal hydrolase 1 isoform X3; the encoded protein is MPGLQGDGVVAPLGSPSKKSRLSLRFFQKRETKRALDFSETQPEEPSAAEPEEATSCDQVVPVPCPSSLPCGKRESLAPFVGLNNLGNTCYLNSILQVLYYCPGFKDAVKLLYHLSKLKDKQKEDGPKNEEQGESCDDSTPVHMELLSSLYSLISSLEQLQSSFLFNPEKYSEGELATPPRKVLKTLRQLNPMYEGYLQHDAQEVLQCILAYIQEACDTIKKEQGYQDESSNASGESDSITRDKTADNFTATQEEEDNADGQLSGKRKSDTEAGNAKKKPKSQSRPKKSETENKPFTRSKRKSSGDVTGNSLCDQRDETQGEGEGKEEKERGNNTEEKSEGTPKEVNKRKKRAKLSWLKSSGKQPSIFSKFRSMGRISSHVGDRAESKEDQVRTSDDSQDSQGKGKAIETEERTENLDQTASKKEERQGLDVLKQLFQGQLVLRTRCLECECYTERREDFQDISVPVQEDETNCSDSSSEISPDPKPEQKTLKWAISQFASVERIVGQDKYFCETCHHYTEAERSLLFDKTPEVVTIHLKCFSASGSELDPYAGLTKVNTPLHTPLKLSLEEWCTRPSAPEQGHHYKLFAVVMHSGVTISSGHYTTYIRMIDLHRTVLKPQPHEEGEKEEDGEMKPLKKEEACPPDYDDGEVSFSLSGKGKNVTNGTSMMTTASKAGGKRVSEGIGLLGGQRSISSYELGSSKQASSEKPVNIASSASTPVKHGGVKKEREYESDAVKEESEVSFDLALQNLLDYEGKWMLFDDSEVRLCDEDDFLRACSPETCSTSTPYLLFYKKVSGEIN
- the usp1 gene encoding ubiquitin carboxyl-terminal hydrolase 1 isoform X2, yielding MFNRVDLSPRFSSRFLSSGRSRMPGLQGDGVVAPLGSPSKKSRLSLRFFQKRETKRALDFSETQPEEPSAAEPEEATSCDQVVPVPCPSSLPCGKRESLAPFVGLNNLGNTCYLNSILQVLYYCPGFKDAVKLLYHLSKLKDKQKEDGPKNEEGESCDDSTPVHMELLSSLYSLISSLEQLQSSFLFNPEKYSEGELATPPRKVLKTLRQLNPMYEGYLQHDAQEVLQCILAYIQEACDTIKKEQGYQDESSNASGESDSITRDKTADNFTATQEEEDNADGQLSGKRKSDTEAGNAKKKPKSQSRPKKSETENKPFTRSKRKSSGDVTGNSLCDQRDETQGEGEGKEEKERGNNTEEKSEGTPKEVNKRKKRAKLSWLKSSGKQPSIFSKFRSMGRISSHVGDRAESKEDQVRTSDDSQDSQGKGKAIETEERTENLDQTASKKEERQGLDVLKQLFQGQLVLRTRCLECECYTERREDFQDISVPVQEDETNCSDSSSEISPDPKPEQKTLKWAISQFASVERIVGQDKYFCETCHHYTEAERSLLFDKTPEVVTIHLKCFSASGSELDPYAGLTKVNTPLHTPLKLSLEEWCTRPSAPEQGHHYKLFAVVMHSGVTISSGHYTTYIRMIDLHRTVLKPQPHEEGEKEEDGEMKPLKKEEACPPDYDDGEVSFSLSGKGKNVTNGTSMMTTASKAGGKRVSEGIGLLGGQRSISSYELGSSKQASSEKPVNIASSASTPVKHGGVKKEREYESDAVKEESEVSFDLALQNLLDYEGKWMLFDDSEVRLCDEDDFLRACSPETCSTSTPYLLFYKKVSGEIN
- the usp1 gene encoding ubiquitin carboxyl-terminal hydrolase 1 isoform X1, yielding MFNRVDLSPRFSSRFLSSGRSRMPGLQGDGVVAPLGSPSKKSRLSLRFFQKRETKRALDFSETQPEEPSAAEPEEATSCDQVVPVPCPSSLPCGKRESLAPFVGLNNLGNTCYLNSILQVLYYCPGFKDAVKLLYHLSKLKDKQKEDGPKNEEQGESCDDSTPVHMELLSSLYSLISSLEQLQSSFLFNPEKYSEGELATPPRKVLKTLRQLNPMYEGYLQHDAQEVLQCILAYIQEACDTIKKEQGYQDESSNASGESDSITRDKTADNFTATQEEEDNADGQLSGKRKSDTEAGNAKKKPKSQSRPKKSETENKPFTRSKRKSSGDVTGNSLCDQRDETQGEGEGKEEKERGNNTEEKSEGTPKEVNKRKKRAKLSWLKSSGKQPSIFSKFRSMGRISSHVGDRAESKEDQVRTSDDSQDSQGKGKAIETEERTENLDQTASKKEERQGLDVLKQLFQGQLVLRTRCLECECYTERREDFQDISVPVQEDETNCSDSSSEISPDPKPEQKTLKWAISQFASVERIVGQDKYFCETCHHYTEAERSLLFDKTPEVVTIHLKCFSASGSELDPYAGLTKVNTPLHTPLKLSLEEWCTRPSAPEQGHHYKLFAVVMHSGVTISSGHYTTYIRMIDLHRTVLKPQPHEEGEKEEDGEMKPLKKEEACPPDYDDGEVSFSLSGKGKNVTNGTSMMTTASKAGGKRVSEGIGLLGGQRSISSYELGSSKQASSEKPVNIASSASTPVKHGGVKKEREYESDAVKEESEVSFDLALQNLLDYEGKWMLFDDSEVRLCDEDDFLRACSPETCSTSTPYLLFYKKVSGEIN